One segment of Streptomyces sp. NBC_00576 DNA contains the following:
- a CDS encoding 2-hydroxyacid dehydrogenase, with product MTADVWLPIPPEEIKGLPEGPRYLFWNGDHDYPGDPADCAFYVVPYMKPVELCVRPLPDMTHVQVLQTLSAGVDNIQPGLGHLRPGVRLCNARGVHEASTAELALALILASLRGIPDFVRAQDKGEWRGGFRPALADKTALIVGYGSIGAAIEDRLAPFELARVARVARSERTTARGPVHPLTELPALLPEADVVILTTPLTDQTRGLVDAEFLARMKDGALLVNVARGPVVDTKALLAELESGRLTAALDVTDPEPLPPGHPLWQAPGVLISPHVGGPTSAFRPRAERLLVDQLSRFMNQEPLRNVILTTGKSDT from the coding sequence ATGACTGCTGACGTGTGGCTCCCCATCCCGCCGGAGGAGATCAAGGGCCTGCCCGAAGGGCCCCGCTACCTCTTCTGGAACGGCGATCACGACTACCCCGGGGACCCGGCCGACTGCGCGTTCTACGTCGTCCCGTACATGAAGCCCGTCGAGCTCTGCGTACGCCCCCTGCCCGACATGACCCACGTCCAGGTGCTGCAGACGCTGTCCGCCGGAGTCGACAACATCCAGCCCGGGCTCGGTCATCTGCGCCCGGGTGTACGGCTGTGCAACGCGCGCGGTGTGCACGAGGCGAGCACCGCTGAGCTGGCCCTCGCCCTGATCCTGGCCTCGCTGCGCGGCATCCCCGACTTCGTGCGGGCCCAGGACAAGGGGGAGTGGCGGGGCGGGTTCCGGCCGGCGCTCGCCGACAAGACCGCCCTCATCGTCGGCTACGGCTCCATCGGCGCCGCCATCGAAGACCGGCTCGCGCCCTTCGAGCTCGCGCGGGTGGCGCGCGTCGCGCGCTCTGAGCGCACCACGGCGCGCGGACCGGTGCATCCGCTCACCGAACTGCCCGCCCTCCTGCCCGAGGCGGATGTGGTGATCCTCACCACGCCCCTCACCGATCAGACAAGAGGGCTGGTGGACGCCGAGTTCCTGGCGCGGATGAAGGACGGCGCACTGCTCGTGAACGTGGCCCGCGGGCCCGTCGTCGACACCAAGGCACTGCTCGCCGAGCTGGAATCCGGGCGCCTCACGGCCGCCCTCGACGTCACCGATCCGGAGCCGCTGCCTCCGGGACACCCCTTGTGGCAGGCGCCTGGCGTGCTCATCAGCCCCCATGTCGGCGGCCCGACCTCCGCGTTCCGGCCGCGCGCCGAGAGGCTGCTGGTGGACCAGCTGAGTCGCTTCATGAACCAGGAGCCGTTGCGGAACGTGATCCTTACTACGGGGAAGAGCGACACGTAG
- a CDS encoding aldo/keto reductase has product MERRTIGAAALEVGAVGLGCMPMSWAYSASRQRGEESVRAVHRALDEGSSLLDTADMYGPFTNELLVGRVLRERRRDAFVSTKVGLLVGDQHIVANGRPGYVKRACDASLRRLQTDVIDLYQLHRADPEVPVEETWGALAELVQAGKVRALGLSAMGARAGRRSGAGPGARLHDATVRQLERVQQVFPVSAVQAELSVWSREALDTLLPWCVARGIGFLAAMPLGNGFLTGTLTPGEGFEPEDIRARHPRFTAEMMAANQPIVAGLRRVANRIGPDVTPAQVALAWVLAQGRHVVPVPGAKHERWVAQNALAAQVRLSAADLAEVAGLPRAQGSWD; this is encoded by the coding sequence GTGGAGCGCAGGACGATCGGCGCGGCGGCGCTCGAAGTGGGGGCCGTTGGCCTCGGGTGCATGCCGATGAGCTGGGCGTACAGCGCGTCTCGGCAGCGTGGCGAGGAGTCGGTGCGGGCCGTGCACCGGGCCCTGGACGAGGGTTCGTCGCTGCTGGACACGGCCGACATGTACGGCCCGTTCACCAACGAGCTGCTGGTGGGACGGGTGTTGAGGGAACGGCGCCGTGACGCCTTCGTGTCGACGAAGGTCGGTCTGCTGGTAGGCGATCAGCACATCGTGGCCAACGGCCGCCCGGGGTACGTGAAACGGGCGTGCGACGCCTCGCTGCGCCGCCTCCAGACGGACGTCATCGACCTCTACCAACTGCACCGCGCGGACCCGGAGGTTCCCGTCGAGGAGACCTGGGGCGCGCTGGCCGAACTCGTACAGGCGGGAAAGGTACGGGCGTTGGGGCTGTCCGCGATGGGCGCGCGGGCCGGCCGCCGGTCGGGGGCGGGGCCGGGGGCGCGGCTGCACGACGCGACGGTCCGCCAACTGGAGCGGGTGCAGCAGGTGTTTCCGGTCAGCGCGGTACAGGCCGAGCTGTCCGTGTGGTCGAGGGAGGCGCTGGACACCCTGCTGCCGTGGTGCGTGGCGCGCGGGATCGGCTTTCTGGCGGCGATGCCCCTGGGCAACGGTTTCCTGACCGGGACGCTGACCCCCGGCGAGGGCTTCGAACCGGAGGACATCCGGGCCCGGCATCCCCGTTTCACGGCCGAGATGATGGCCGCGAACCAACCGATCGTGGCGGGCCTGCGCCGAGTGGCGAACCGTATCGGGCCGGACGTCACCCCGGCCCAGGTGGCGCTGGCGTGGGTGCTCGCACAGGGTCGGCACGTGGTGCCCGTACCGGGGGCGAAGCACGAACGGTGGGTGGCGCAGAACGCGTTGGCGGCACAGGTGCGGCTGTCGGCGGCGGACCTGGCCGAGGTGGCGGGACTGCCCAGGGCGCAGGGGTCGTGGGACTGA
- a CDS encoding PQQ-dependent sugar dehydrogenase yields MIVQRRAVTAVLAAATLLLTAGCSSDEGGGGGGGSGGNDTASPSRTGTQASPSAQATEEAPPAKGSVKVVRTVTEDLKTPWGLAPLPDGDLLVSSRDEGTITRVDTETGKKTVLGEVPGVSAAGEGGLLGLALSPSFASDHMVYAYFTTESDNRIARLLYEEEKPAGEQLGAPNTVFRGIPKGYIHNGGRIAFGPDKMLYAGTGESGDTGLAQDKSSLGGKILRLTPEGEPAPGNPFPDSPVYSYGHRNVQGLAWDSRQRLFAAEFGQDTWDELNQIKPGDNYGWPQAEGDSDDAAFHNPVAQWHTDDASPSGIAYAGGSIWMAGLKGQRLWRVPLKGTEAAADPQAFLEGEYGRLRTVVSAGGDKLWLVTSETDGRGSPEGGDDRILELQVT; encoded by the coding sequence ATGATCGTGCAACGTAGAGCTGTGACGGCCGTACTGGCCGCGGCCACGCTCCTGCTCACGGCCGGCTGCTCCTCCGACGAGGGAGGAGGCGGCGGCGGTGGCTCGGGCGGCAACGACACCGCGTCGCCGAGCCGTACGGGTACGCAGGCGTCGCCCTCCGCGCAGGCGACCGAGGAAGCCCCACCGGCCAAGGGCTCGGTGAAGGTGGTGCGCACGGTCACCGAGGACCTGAAGACCCCCTGGGGCCTGGCCCCACTGCCGGACGGCGATCTCCTGGTCTCCTCCCGTGACGAGGGCACGATCACGCGGGTCGACACGGAGACGGGGAAGAAGACGGTGCTGGGCGAGGTGCCGGGCGTCTCGGCGGCCGGCGAGGGCGGTCTGCTGGGCCTCGCACTGTCTCCTTCCTTCGCGTCGGACCACATGGTCTACGCGTACTTCACGACGGAGTCGGACAACCGCATCGCCCGCCTGCTGTACGAGGAGGAGAAGCCGGCGGGTGAACAACTGGGCGCCCCGAACACGGTCTTCCGGGGCATCCCCAAGGGCTATATCCACAACGGCGGCCGGATCGCCTTCGGCCCGGACAAGATGCTGTACGCGGGCACGGGCGAGAGCGGCGACACCGGGCTGGCCCAGGACAAGTCCTCGCTGGGCGGCAAGATCCTGCGCCTGACCCCGGAGGGCGAACCGGCCCCGGGCAACCCCTTCCCCGATTCCCCGGTGTACTCGTACGGCCACCGCAATGTGCAGGGCCTCGCCTGGGACTCCAGGCAGCGTCTGTTCGCCGCGGAGTTCGGCCAGGACACCTGGGACGAGCTCAACCAGATCAAGCCGGGCGACAACTACGGCTGGCCCCAGGCGGAGGGCGACAGCGACGACGCCGCGTTCCACAACCCTGTCGCCCAGTGGCACACGGACGACGCGTCCCCCAGCGGCATCGCCTACGCCGGGGGCTCGATATGGATGGCGGGGCTGAAGGGCCAGCGCCTGTGGCGCGTCCCCCTGAAGGGCACGGAGGCCGCGGCCGACCCGCAGGCGTTCCTCGAGGGCGAGTACGGCAGGCTCCGTACAGTGGTGTCGGCCGGCGGCGACAAGCTCTGGCTGGTGACGAGCGAGACGGACGGCAGGGGGTCGCCGGAGGGCGGGGACGACCGGATCCTGGAGCTTCAGGTGACGTGA
- a CDS encoding DUF6191 domain-containing protein: MFEELFAPGRKHTRDEQKRLELTREDVGDGDPGRGPIDLASGKVVVRRSEHPEEPEESEQPGQPDQPAPPHVT, from the coding sequence ATGTTCGAGGAGCTCTTCGCACCGGGACGCAAGCACACGCGTGACGAACAGAAACGCCTGGAGCTGACCCGCGAGGACGTCGGCGACGGCGACCCCGGACGCGGGCCGATAGACCTCGCGTCCGGAAAAGTCGTCGTACGCCGGTCCGAGCACCCGGAGGAACCAGAAGAGTCTGAGCAACCTGGGCAACCGGATCAGCCGGCTCCGCCTCACGTCACCTGA
- a CDS encoding helix-turn-helix transcriptional regulator, which produces MLWPVETRSVCPVFVGRGDELGVLHDALARAAAGEPQALLLGGEAGVGKTRLVEEFAEAASGRGAVVALGGCVEIGADGLPFAPFSTALRALRRALPDELAAAAAGQEEELARLLPELGEAGAGRHDEEGMARLFELTARLLERVAADRTVVVALEDLHWADASTRHLLAYLFRTLRTGRLVVLATYRADDIHRRHPLRPLLAELDRLRTVRRIELSRFNRAEVGRQIAGILAAEPEPAQVDEIFDRSDGNAFFVEELAVAAHEGCRTRLTDTLRDLLLVRVESLPESAQRVARIVAEGGSTVEYRLLAATAGLAEDDLIEALRAAVGANILLATPAGDGYRFRHSLVREAVGDDLLPGERSRLNRRYAEALETDPTLVPADERTMRLASYWYHAHDPAKALPAVLDASVTARRRYAYSEQLRLLERAMELWDVAPDAVRTTLRPVDHTEVYPPCGCDPATTPLHYLDLMAEAAVAGRLCGERERALKIIKRALHLLEDDGDPLRAAWFWCQRSRLVQGLSRGDGWQELGTAQELVRGLPPSEVHAEVLANVAAWSMLHSPGPDALAAAEQAVEYARMVGADETELHARLTHGGLLIDAGAMETGFAEMHEVKERSVAENIFFVAGRAYVNLPSGLEAVGRSRDSVPILEEGVAYTRRFGLLDSEAWVWGNLSESLYSLGRWDEAADAATHALRRGHSTKPRGAGAICLARLALGRGDLPEAARQLATAHEHFGTHDPMPQHDLLLALVAIGVAVAEGRLLDARTELGHVLDTGFPPGTHRYGWPLLLAAATAEADARALATAEAGRPETLARILDTAKKLTTDAPVWLAHEQWVRAELQRADGTATPDTWSRLVTAFEALDRPYDLARVRHRLAEALLTDGVEPDDRDRATELLRLSAAVADHLGARSLAEAVTRLAQRARLTPTGTPPRPAADPAESLGLTSRERDVLRLVSAGRTNRQIAEELFISPKTASVHVSNILAKLGVAGRGEAAAVAHRLGLFPLEALPAPTAG; this is translated from the coding sequence ATGCTCTGGCCCGTGGAGACCAGGTCCGTCTGTCCGGTGTTCGTCGGTCGCGGTGACGAGTTGGGGGTGTTGCACGACGCGCTCGCCCGCGCCGCCGCCGGTGAGCCGCAGGCGTTGCTGCTCGGCGGAGAGGCGGGGGTCGGGAAGACGCGGCTGGTCGAGGAGTTCGCGGAAGCGGCAAGCGGTCGGGGCGCCGTCGTCGCGCTGGGCGGCTGCGTCGAGATCGGCGCCGACGGGCTGCCCTTCGCGCCCTTCTCCACCGCGCTGCGCGCCCTACGACGCGCACTGCCTGACGAGTTGGCCGCCGCCGCTGCCGGGCAGGAGGAGGAACTGGCCCGACTGCTGCCCGAGTTGGGCGAGGCCGGCGCCGGACGGCACGACGAGGAGGGCATGGCCCGCCTCTTCGAACTCACCGCGCGCCTCCTGGAACGCGTCGCCGCCGACCGCACAGTCGTCGTCGCCCTCGAAGACCTCCACTGGGCCGACGCCTCCACCCGCCACCTCCTCGCCTACCTCTTCCGCACCCTGCGCACCGGCCGCCTCGTCGTCCTCGCCACCTATCGCGCCGACGACATCCACCGCCGCCACCCGCTGCGCCCCCTCCTCGCCGAACTGGACCGGCTGCGCACGGTCCGCCGGATCGAGCTGAGCCGGTTCAACCGCGCCGAAGTGGGCCGCCAGATCGCCGGCATCCTCGCCGCCGAACCCGAACCGGCCCAGGTCGACGAGATCTTCGACCGCTCCGACGGCAACGCCTTCTTCGTCGAGGAACTCGCCGTCGCCGCCCACGAGGGCTGCCGCACCCGGCTCACGGACACCCTCCGCGACCTTCTCCTCGTCCGGGTCGAAAGCCTGCCTGAGAGCGCCCAGCGGGTCGCCCGGATCGTCGCCGAGGGCGGCTCCACCGTCGAGTACCGGCTGCTCGCTGCCACCGCCGGACTCGCCGAGGACGACCTCATTGAGGCGCTGCGTGCGGCCGTCGGCGCCAACATCCTGCTCGCCACCCCGGCCGGCGACGGCTACCGCTTCCGTCACTCCCTGGTCCGCGAGGCGGTCGGCGACGACCTGCTCCCCGGCGAACGCTCCCGCCTCAACCGCCGCTACGCCGAGGCCCTGGAGACCGACCCGACCCTCGTCCCCGCCGACGAACGCACCATGCGCCTGGCGAGCTACTGGTACCACGCCCACGACCCGGCCAAGGCCCTGCCCGCCGTCCTGGACGCCTCGGTCACCGCCCGCCGCCGGTACGCCTACTCCGAGCAACTGCGGCTCCTGGAACGGGCGATGGAGCTCTGGGACGTCGCCCCCGACGCCGTACGGACCACCCTCCGCCCCGTCGACCACACCGAGGTCTACCCGCCCTGCGGCTGCGACCCGGCCACCACCCCCCTGCACTACCTCGACCTGATGGCCGAGGCCGCCGTCGCGGGCCGGCTGTGCGGGGAGCGCGAACGCGCCCTCAAGATCATCAAGCGCGCGCTGCACCTCCTGGAGGACGACGGCGACCCTCTGCGCGCCGCCTGGTTCTGGTGCCAGCGCTCCCGCCTGGTCCAGGGCCTGTCCCGCGGCGACGGCTGGCAGGAACTCGGCACCGCCCAGGAACTCGTACGCGGTCTGCCGCCCTCGGAGGTGCACGCCGAGGTCCTGGCCAACGTCGCCGCCTGGTCGATGCTGCACTCGCCCGGCCCCGACGCCCTCGCCGCCGCCGAACAGGCGGTCGAGTACGCCCGCATGGTGGGCGCCGACGAGACCGAACTGCACGCCCGTCTCACCCACGGCGGCCTCCTGATCGACGCCGGGGCCATGGAGACCGGGTTCGCGGAGATGCACGAGGTCAAGGAACGGTCGGTCGCGGAAAACATCTTCTTCGTCGCCGGACGCGCGTACGTCAACCTCCCCTCCGGACTCGAAGCGGTGGGCCGCTCCCGCGACTCCGTGCCCATCCTGGAGGAGGGCGTCGCCTACACCCGTAGGTTCGGGCTGCTGGACTCCGAGGCCTGGGTGTGGGGCAACCTCTCCGAATCGCTGTACTCGCTCGGCCGCTGGGACGAGGCCGCCGACGCCGCGACCCACGCACTGCGGCGCGGCCACAGCACCAAGCCGCGGGGCGCCGGCGCCATCTGCCTGGCCCGGCTCGCCCTGGGACGGGGCGACCTGCCCGAGGCCGCGCGCCAGCTGGCCACCGCCCACGAGCACTTCGGCACCCACGACCCCATGCCCCAGCACGATCTGCTGCTCGCCCTGGTCGCCATCGGCGTCGCCGTCGCCGAGGGCCGCCTCCTCGACGCCCGCACCGAACTGGGCCACGTCCTGGACACCGGCTTCCCGCCCGGCACGCACCGCTACGGCTGGCCGCTGCTCCTGGCCGCCGCCACCGCGGAGGCCGACGCCCGCGCCCTGGCCACGGCCGAGGCGGGACGTCCCGAGACCCTCGCCCGCATCCTCGACACCGCCAAGAAGCTCACCACGGACGCCCCTGTCTGGCTCGCCCACGAGCAGTGGGTCCGCGCCGAACTCCAGCGCGCCGACGGCACGGCCACCCCCGACACCTGGTCACGGCTCGTCACCGCCTTCGAGGCCCTGGACCGCCCCTACGACCTCGCCCGAGTCCGCCACCGCCTCGCCGAGGCCCTGCTCACGGACGGCGTAGAGCCCGACGACCGCGACCGGGCGACCGAGCTCCTCCGCCTGTCCGCCGCCGTCGCCGACCACCTGGGAGCCCGCTCCCTCGCCGAGGCCGTCACCCGCCTCGCCCAGCGCGCCCGCCTCACCCCGACCGGTACCCCACCCCGTCCCGCGGCGGACCCGGCCGAGTCCCTGGGCCTCACCAGCCGCGAACGGGACGTCCTGCGCCTGGTCTCCGCCGGCCGCACCAACCGCCAGATCGCCGAGGAACTCTTCATCTCGCCGAAGACAGCGAGCGTCCACGTCTCCAACATCCTGGCCAAACTGGGCGTCGCGGGGCGGGGAGAAGCGGCGGCGGTGGCGCATCGCCTGGGACTGTTCCCGCTGGAGGCGCTCCCTGCCCCGACGGCCGGGTGA
- a CDS encoding GNAT family N-acetyltransferase, protein MYAISLGDDGAELRPLEPWHAEEFLAHLDRGRDFITRHIPFGMKSTDLDSAREQLQRYADQRAADTGSLHGIWLDGKLVGGVLFLNFSAEQGNCEVGCWLEPAGTGRGLITRAMRVLIDWAIDVRGMHRVEWHASSANQASINVARRLGMSREGLLRENYPHRGVRADTEIWSVLAPEWHDARARAAH, encoded by the coding sequence ATGTACGCGATATCCCTGGGTGACGACGGCGCCGAACTGCGGCCCCTGGAGCCCTGGCACGCCGAGGAGTTCCTCGCACACCTCGACCGGGGGCGGGACTTCATCACCCGGCACATCCCCTTCGGGATGAAGTCCACGGACCTCGACTCCGCGCGGGAGCAGCTCCAGCGGTACGCCGACCAGCGCGCCGCCGACACCGGGTCGCTGCACGGGATCTGGCTGGACGGGAAGCTCGTCGGCGGGGTGCTGTTCCTCAACTTCAGCGCGGAGCAGGGCAACTGCGAGGTCGGCTGCTGGCTGGAACCGGCCGGCACCGGACGCGGACTGATCACGCGCGCGATGCGTGTCCTCATCGACTGGGCGATCGACGTACGCGGCATGCACCGTGTGGAGTGGCACGCGTCGTCCGCCAACCAGGCGAGCATCAACGTGGCGCGGCGACTGGGCATGAGCCGTGAGGGCCTGCTGCGGGAGAACTATCCGCACCGGGGGGTCCGAGCGGACACCGAGATCTGGTCGGTACTCGCGCCCGAGTGGCACGACGCACGCGCGCGTGCCGCTCACTAA